A genomic window from Pontibacillus halophilus JSM 076056 = DSM 19796 includes:
- the cspD gene encoding cold-shock protein CspD, with the protein MLQGKVKWFNAEKGFGFIEVEGQDDVFVHFSAIQGEGFKTLEENQEVTFEIVEGNRGPQAANVQK; encoded by the coding sequence ATGTTACAAGGTAAAGTAAAATGGTTCAACGCTGAAAAAGGTTTCGGTTTCATCGAGGTTGAAGGTCAAGACGACGTATTCGTACACTTCTCCGCTATTCAAGGCGAAGGGTTCAAAACTCTAGAAGAAAACCAAGAAGTTACTTTCGAAATCGTTGAAGGTAACCGTGGTCCTCAAGCAGCTAACGTTCAAAAATAA
- the argH gene encoding argininosuccinate lyase codes for MSKLWGGRFTKETDELVEEFTASISFDKAFAKEDIEGSLAHVTMLGECGVLTSDEVQEITSGLHQVLHQIESGTFTYSIQDEDIHMNIERALIDAIGPVGGKLHTGRSRNDQISTDMHVYVSRKTKGVIDLIDQVQQAILKQADEHVGTMLPGYTHLQRAQPISFAHHLMAYFWMLNRDKERFQDSLKRTEISPLGAGALAGTTFPIDRHRTAELLGLHAVYPNSLDAVSDRDFIVEFMSHAATLMMHVSRLSEELVLWSSQEFQFIELDDSFCTGSSIMPQKKNPDVPELLRAKTGRVNGNLLGLLTVLKGLPLAYNKDMQEDKEGLLDTVKTVEGTLLILAPMIETMEVNVDQMEQSVQNDYSNATDLADYLVNKGATFREAHEIIGKVVLYGLEQGRSLLQFTLEEFQQFSPHIEEEVYDLLDPKAVMNARNSYGGTSEIQVKEQIQLAKSHVKA; via the coding sequence GTGTCAAAGCTATGGGGAGGACGATTTACAAAGGAGACGGATGAACTCGTGGAAGAGTTCACCGCATCCATTTCATTCGACAAAGCTTTCGCAAAGGAGGATATTGAAGGTTCACTCGCTCACGTTACAATGCTTGGGGAGTGCGGTGTGCTCACTTCGGATGAGGTTCAGGAAATCACCAGCGGATTGCATCAAGTACTGCATCAGATTGAGTCAGGAACCTTTACGTATTCGATTCAAGATGAAGATATTCACATGAATATAGAGCGAGCCTTAATCGACGCAATTGGTCCGGTAGGGGGCAAGCTTCATACTGGTCGAAGTCGTAACGACCAAATTTCTACTGATATGCACGTATACGTCAGTAGAAAGACGAAGGGGGTTATTGACTTAATCGACCAAGTGCAGCAGGCCATCCTCAAGCAGGCGGATGAGCATGTTGGAACGATGCTTCCTGGTTACACACACCTTCAGCGAGCGCAGCCGATCTCGTTCGCTCATCACTTAATGGCGTACTTCTGGATGCTCAATCGTGATAAAGAGCGCTTCCAGGATAGTTTGAAGCGGACGGAAATCTCCCCACTTGGCGCTGGAGCTTTAGCCGGAACGACATTTCCAATCGATCGACATCGAACGGCTGAATTACTAGGTCTCCATGCCGTTTATCCGAACAGTTTGGATGCTGTAAGTGACCGTGATTTCATAGTAGAATTTATGAGTCATGCAGCTACTCTCATGATGCACGTATCCCGTCTGTCAGAAGAACTCGTTCTTTGGAGTAGTCAAGAATTCCAATTTATAGAACTCGATGATTCCTTCTGTACAGGGTCAAGCATTATGCCACAGAAGAAAAATCCAGACGTCCCTGAGTTATTGCGCGCTAAGACCGGGCGAGTGAATGGAAATTTACTTGGTTTACTAACCGTGTTAAAGGGACTTCCGTTAGCGTATAACAAAGACATGCAGGAAGATAAAGAGGGGCTCCTTGATACGGTGAAGACGGTTGAAGGGACGTTGCTCATTCTAGCTCCCATGATTGAAACAATGGAAGTAAATGTTGACCAGATGGAGCAGTCGGTACAGAATGATTATTCCAATGCGACCGATTTAGCGGATTACTTAGTAAATAAGGGAGCTACGTTTAGAGAAGCACACGAAATTATTGGCAAAGTGGTTCTCTATGGCTTAGAACAAGGCCGTTCCCTTCTTCAATTTACCTTAGAGGAATTTCAGCAGTTTAGTCCACATATTGAGGAAGAAGTCTATGACCTTCTTGACCCGAAAGCCGTTATGAACGCTCGCAACAGCTATGGGGGAACGTCTGAGATTCAGGTGAAAGAACAAATTCAACTCGCAAAGTCACATGTGAAAGCGTAG
- a CDS encoding chromate transporter has product MTQWNLFMAFIRVSLLGYGGGPAAIPLLYKEVVDRYKWLTDDEFSDILALANTLPGPIATKMAGYIGRRVGGTVGLMNAVLATIVPTIILLIVLLSVLGSLSDEPWVQGMTAAVVPVVGVLLLVLTWQFIKKAKGTLGLLVTALLSFASLLIIEWLGIHPGIVIALLLGAALLRRDDPKKGAGTQ; this is encoded by the coding sequence ATGACACAATGGAATCTGTTTATGGCGTTCATACGAGTAAGCTTGCTCGGCTATGGTGGAGGTCCTGCTGCCATCCCCCTTCTATACAAGGAGGTGGTGGATCGGTACAAGTGGCTAACTGACGATGAATTCTCAGATATCCTCGCTCTTGCTAACACACTCCCTGGCCCCATTGCAACGAAGATGGCCGGGTATATTGGGAGACGGGTCGGTGGAACCGTTGGACTTATGAACGCGGTCCTAGCCACTATCGTTCCGACGATTATATTGTTAATCGTCCTCCTATCCGTACTTGGGTCCTTATCCGACGAACCATGGGTCCAAGGGATGACAGCTGCTGTGGTTCCTGTTGTTGGCGTACTCCTACTCGTATTAACATGGCAATTTATAAAGAAGGCTAAAGGTACACTGGGCTTACTTGTAACAGCCTTATTATCTTTCGCTTCCTTGCTCATTATTGAATGGCTCGGTATCCATCCTGGCATCGTGATTGCCCTCTTACTTGGTGCAGCACTACTAAGACGGGACGATCCGAAGAAAGGAGCGGGGACACAGTGA
- a CDS encoding gamma-glutamyltransferase family protein, giving the protein MDYLNYPYQSQRMTAIANQGMVATSQPLASQAGLDLLKKGGNAVDAAIATAATLTVVEPTSNGIGGDAFALVWMKDELHGLNASGPAPASISIDALKHKGYDEMPTHGFMPVTVPGVPAAWKALSDRFGKLPFHELLQPAIHYAEKGYPISPTLGRFWEAAVSTFQKKLTGEEFSHWFETFAPKGRAPQIGETWSSPNHAATLRSLAETNVDSFYQGELAEKMAQFSREYGGFLSLEDLQSYEPEWVTPISVPYRGYDVWEIPPNGQGIVALQALNLLRGYDFHEKEAAETYHLQIEAMKLAFADGHAHLADLAHMKTSVSDLLSEAYAKERRSLIHRTARLPEAGVPTRGGTVYLATADKEGNMVSYIQSNYMGFGSGLVVPGTGIALQNRGHNFSLDKAHPNALQGGKRSYHTIIPGFLTKDGHGVGPFGVMGGFMQPQGHVQVVMNTLDFHLNPQAALDAPRWQWMKDRTVWVEPHFPNSIAQQLMRIGHDVHIQVDGSAFGRGQIIWRDNETGTLYGGTESRTDGSIASY; this is encoded by the coding sequence ATGGATTACCTCAATTATCCCTATCAGTCACAACGTATGACAGCCATTGCCAACCAAGGCATGGTCGCCACGTCCCAACCTCTCGCTTCACAAGCTGGGCTTGACCTGCTCAAGAAGGGAGGCAACGCGGTAGATGCAGCTATTGCGACAGCTGCAACGTTGACAGTCGTTGAGCCTACATCAAATGGAATTGGAGGGGATGCGTTTGCCCTTGTGTGGATGAAGGATGAACTACATGGTCTGAATGCAAGCGGACCCGCACCAGCATCCATTTCAATCGATGCTTTAAAACACAAAGGGTATGATGAAATGCCAACGCACGGATTCATGCCTGTTACTGTTCCAGGTGTCCCAGCCGCATGGAAGGCACTATCCGATCGATTTGGCAAGCTTCCTTTTCATGAATTGCTTCAACCTGCCATTCACTATGCTGAGAAAGGCTATCCAATTAGTCCAACGCTCGGTCGTTTCTGGGAGGCTGCTGTATCGACTTTTCAGAAGAAGCTAACGGGTGAAGAATTCTCACACTGGTTCGAAACATTTGCACCGAAGGGGAGAGCTCCTCAAATTGGAGAAACCTGGTCATCCCCTAACCACGCTGCCACGCTTCGCTCTCTCGCTGAAACGAATGTGGATTCGTTTTACCAAGGAGAGCTTGCTGAGAAGATGGCTCAGTTCTCTCGAGAGTATGGGGGATTCTTGTCTTTAGAAGACTTACAATCATATGAGCCAGAGTGGGTCACGCCTATTTCTGTTCCTTATAGAGGATATGACGTGTGGGAAATCCCGCCAAACGGACAAGGAATCGTAGCGTTGCAGGCTCTAAATCTATTACGGGGATATGACTTTCATGAGAAGGAAGCTGCAGAAACGTACCATCTACAAATTGAAGCAATGAAGCTCGCCTTTGCAGATGGTCACGCACACCTTGCAGACCTTGCTCATATGAAGACGTCGGTGTCGGACCTTCTGTCAGAAGCGTATGCGAAAGAACGACGATCCCTCATTCATCGAACGGCTAGACTCCCTGAGGCTGGAGTTCCGACAAGAGGAGGAACTGTCTACCTTGCGACTGCAGATAAGGAAGGAAACATGGTTTCTTATATTCAAAGCAACTACATGGGATTTGGCTCTGGACTGGTCGTGCCAGGTACTGGAATCGCTCTTCAAAACCGAGGGCACAATTTCTCATTAGACAAAGCTCATCCGAACGCGCTACAAGGCGGGAAACGCTCCTATCACACCATCATACCTGGCTTCCTTACGAAAGATGGGCATGGAGTCGGTCCCTTTGGAGTGATGGGCGGCTTTATGCAGCCTCAAGGGCACGTACAAGTGGTGATGAATACACTTGACTTCCACCTTAACCCACAAGCAGCACTTGATGCCCCTAGATGGCAATGGATGAAAGATCGTACCGTTTGGGTCGAGCCTCACTTCCCAAATTCCATCGCTCAGCAACTTATGAGGATAGGTCATGATGTTCACATTCAAGTAGACGGAAGTGCCTTTGGTCGGGGGCAAATTATCTGGAGAGACAATGAGACAGGAACACTGTATGGCGGGACAGAATCACGTACAGATGGTAGTATTGCTTCATACTAA
- a CDS encoding PadR family transcriptional regulator has translation MKTNSTKYAILGLITTDCRTGYEIKNLIDRSLNHFWKISFGQIYPTLKTLVEEELATVEYTVQAGKPDKKEYHITELGQQQLQEWLESSEITIPHERNELMLKLFFSRHQPAESAIHKVNEYAVALQEKLATYELIQEEIKSHESVHPDSRYWLITLDYGIRKTRAAIDWCHATVDTLSGS, from the coding sequence ATGAAAACAAATTCAACGAAGTACGCCATCCTCGGTCTTATTACAACAGACTGTCGCACTGGATACGAAATTAAAAATCTGATTGACCGCAGTCTAAACCATTTCTGGAAGATCAGTTTCGGTCAAATCTATCCTACCTTAAAAACACTCGTAGAGGAAGAACTAGCAACAGTCGAATACACCGTTCAAGCTGGGAAACCTGATAAAAAAGAATATCACATTACAGAGCTTGGACAACAACAGCTACAAGAATGGCTTGAGAGCTCAGAAATCACCATCCCTCATGAACGCAATGAATTAATGCTGAAACTATTCTTCAGCCGTCATCAACCTGCAGAATCAGCCATCCACAAGGTAAACGAATACGCCGTAGCACTACAGGAAAAGTTAGCCACCTATGAACTCATTCAGGAAGAGATTAAATCACACGAATCCGTACACCCAGATTCACGTTACTGGCTCATTACACTTGATTATGGCATCCGTAAAACAAGAGCGGCCATTGACTGGTGTCATGCCACTGTCGACACGTTATCAGGTTCGTAA
- a CDS encoding DUF4188 domain-containing protein, with protein MGKVYAGRYTTEGKDEVVVFIIGMRMNRFFKIHKWLPVLRSMPPMISELYRNRSLGFRSLDSMFGWRTIYMIQYWDSFEQLEAYSKQPTHASAWKAFMKSVGSSGDVGIFHETYVVPRDNYEVMYGNMPKVGLAKAFGHTEITKETTKARLRMKASNRS; from the coding sequence ATGGGGAAGGTTTATGCAGGCAGGTATACAACGGAAGGCAAAGACGAGGTCGTCGTGTTTATCATTGGAATGCGAATGAATCGTTTCTTTAAGATTCATAAATGGCTTCCTGTCTTACGATCGATGCCTCCGATGATTAGTGAATTGTATCGAAATCGTTCACTCGGCTTCCGCTCACTAGATTCAATGTTCGGTTGGCGCACTATTTATATGATTCAGTATTGGGATTCATTTGAACAGCTCGAAGCCTACTCGAAACAACCTACCCATGCTTCTGCTTGGAAAGCGTTTATGAAATCTGTTGGTTCTAGTGGAGATGTCGGCATTTTTCATGAAACGTATGTTGTTCCTCGCGACAACTATGAGGTGATGTATGGAAATATGCCGAAAGTTGGGTTGGCGAAAGCATTTGGTCATACAGAAATTACGAAGGAAACAACTAAGGCTCGCCTACGAATGAAGGCTTCTAACCGTTCATAA
- the dat gene encoding D-amino-acid transaminase, translating to MGMKPYLLTESDYVHQDALSYPFEERGLQFGDGVYEVIRIYGGRFYQLHDHIDRLYRSAEAIKLEVPYEKAELLEKLATLLEKNSVTTDAKLYLQVTRGSAPRDHAFPVGVGANLYAYIADLTRKTEEMKHGVSVITHEDERWQNCYIKSLNLLPNVLAKQTAKEHGAYEAILHRGERVTECSSSNVFLVKDGSVYTHPETNQILHGCVRTRVRTFCQEAGIPFVEQSFTVEDLQDADELFLTSTTSEIVPIVKVDGSAVQDGKPGDLTQKLQRAYEADAQIEHVSVFQT from the coding sequence ATGGGAATGAAACCATATTTATTAACTGAATCTGATTATGTTCATCAAGATGCATTGTCCTATCCGTTTGAAGAACGAGGCTTGCAATTTGGAGACGGGGTTTACGAAGTAATCCGTATTTATGGGGGGCGTTTCTATCAACTCCATGACCATATCGACCGGCTGTATCGTTCAGCTGAGGCAATCAAGTTAGAGGTGCCTTATGAGAAGGCAGAGTTACTTGAGAAGCTAGCAACGTTACTTGAGAAGAATAGCGTTACGACAGATGCTAAGCTCTACCTTCAAGTCACACGAGGTTCTGCTCCAAGAGATCATGCATTCCCGGTGGGCGTTGGAGCAAACTTGTACGCATACATCGCAGATTTGACTCGTAAAACGGAAGAAATGAAGCACGGAGTCTCCGTCATTACTCATGAGGATGAGCGTTGGCAGAATTGTTACATTAAGAGTCTTAACCTATTGCCAAACGTATTGGCAAAACAAACAGCCAAAGAACACGGGGCGTATGAAGCGATTCTTCATCGAGGAGAGCGCGTAACAGAGTGCAGCTCTTCAAATGTGTTTCTTGTTAAGGATGGAAGCGTATATACGCACCCTGAAACCAATCAAATCCTACATGGGTGTGTTCGGACGCGGGTGCGAACGTTCTGCCAAGAAGCGGGTATTCCATTTGTTGAACAATCGTTTACGGTCGAGGACCTTCAAGATGCGGACGAATTGTTCCTAACAAGTACAACTTCTGAAATCGTGCCGATTGTAAAGGTAGATGGCAGTGCCGTTCAGGACGGGAAGCCAGGTGACCTAACTCAGAAGCTACAACGCGCATACGAAGCTGATGCACAGATTGAGCATGTATCTGTCTTCCAAACCTAA
- a CDS encoding EthD family reductase gives MAKIMVIYQQPTDVEGFEKHYQEVHMPLAQQVKGVVNASVNKVQQALGTEMNLYQIVEIEFNSMEDLQTAMQSDEWKKVEEDGQNLAQFLNEGPILTITN, from the coding sequence ATGGCTAAAATTATGGTAATCTATCAACAACCTACTGATGTAGAAGGATTCGAAAAACATTATCAAGAGGTGCACATGCCCCTTGCTCAGCAAGTAAAAGGTGTTGTGAACGCGTCCGTCAATAAAGTCCAACAAGCGTTGGGTACAGAAATGAACCTATACCAAATCGTTGAAATAGAATTCAATTCCATGGAAGACTTACAGACAGCGATGCAGTCTGATGAGTGGAAGAAAGTCGAAGAAGACGGCCAGAACTTGGCTCAGTTCCTTAACGAAGGTCCAATCCTGACCATCACAAACTAA
- a CDS encoding GNAT family N-acetyltransferase: MLKGNLVELRPVKEEDLERVNKWNNDEELTRLASGSNLPYQLNNPHESLKAHYTKNLTSHNLLKDGIVFSIYATATSEQIGKCDYREFNPITRCATVGIVIGEKEYWGRGYGKETIHLLCRHLFYDLNVNRIQLDTWSGNERAVALYKACGFRLEGRLRRNEYVNGEYHDTLILGLLQEEFTH, encoded by the coding sequence ATGTTAAAAGGAAATTTAGTCGAACTCCGTCCTGTGAAGGAAGAAGATCTTGAACGAGTGAACAAATGGAACAACGATGAAGAACTCACGAGACTTGCATCAGGTAGCAACCTTCCCTATCAATTGAACAACCCTCATGAATCACTAAAGGCACATTATACAAAGAATTTAACCTCCCATAACTTGTTGAAAGATGGGATCGTATTCTCCATCTATGCAACCGCGACCAGCGAACAAATTGGAAAGTGCGACTACCGGGAGTTTAATCCGATTACACGATGTGCCACCGTGGGAATTGTTATAGGGGAAAAGGAATATTGGGGGCGAGGCTATGGGAAAGAAACAATTCATTTGCTCTGTCGCCATTTGTTCTACGATTTGAACGTAAACCGTATTCAACTCGATACGTGGAGTGGAAATGAACGTGCGGTTGCTCTCTATAAGGCCTGTGGCTTTCGGTTGGAGGGAAGACTTCGTCGGAATGAGTATGTAAACGGGGAGTATCACGATACGCTCATACTAGGGCTTCTTCAGGAAGAATTTACACATTAA
- a CDS encoding chromate transporter, protein MAFFIPGILGYGGGPASIPLVEKEVVDRYEWLTVNEFSEMLAMANALPGPIATKMAGYIGYMEGGILGSIVAVFATVAPSLILMIALMSLLYKYKDSPKVKRMTAYIRPTIAVLLGVMAYSFFSTSYEGAGLYQTVGIAVVSFVLLEKLRVPPALVIVGALVYGALFLS, encoded by the coding sequence ATGGCATTCTTTATTCCTGGGATTTTAGGGTATGGGGGAGGTCCTGCTTCCATTCCCCTCGTTGAGAAGGAAGTAGTTGATCGATATGAGTGGTTAACCGTTAATGAATTTAGCGAAATGCTCGCGATGGCTAACGCCCTTCCTGGTCCAATTGCAACGAAGATGGCTGGATACATTGGCTATATGGAAGGTGGCATACTTGGTTCAATTGTAGCCGTTTTCGCTACTGTTGCGCCTTCATTGATATTAATGATTGCGCTGATGTCTCTTCTTTATAAATATAAAGACTCACCTAAGGTGAAACGAATGACCGCTTACATACGGCCTACCATCGCTGTCCTCTTAGGTGTCATGGCATATAGCTTCTTCTCCACGTCCTACGAAGGAGCAGGACTTTACCAGACAGTTGGCATCGCAGTCGTTAGCTTTGTCTTGCTTGAGAAGCTACGCGTCCCGCCTGCACTCGTCATCGTAGGCGCACTCGTCTACGGCGCCCTATTTCTTAGTTAA
- a CDS encoding argininosuccinate synthase, with protein sequence MSQGKIVLAYSGGLDTSVSVKWIEEKYGYEVVALGLDIGEGKDLETVRQKALQVGAVNAYMINAKEELAEEYLLPALKANALYEGKYPLSSALSRPLISKFLVDVAEKEGAVAVAHGCTGKGNDQVRFELSIQALNPDLNVVAPVREWGMTRDEQLVYAEEKGIPISVTAENPFSIDANIWGRACEAGVLENPWVEPPEEAFAWTASLQHTPDEPEYVEIEFLEGRPVALNGVAKPLVDLIEELNTKGGKHGVGRIDHVENRLVGIKSREVYENPGALILIGAHKELEFLTHTREMSQFKTMVDQQMAKLIYDGLWFSPLKSSLMAFVEDTQKVVTGTINVKLHKGHATVVGRKSPYSLYNEELATYLKGDMFDHKAAEGFIKLWGLPTKVHAQVHQSKNAVHS encoded by the coding sequence ATGAGTCAGGGGAAAATTGTTCTTGCTTATTCCGGAGGGTTAGATACATCCGTTTCAGTTAAATGGATTGAAGAGAAATACGGATATGAAGTTGTGGCACTAGGGCTCGATATTGGAGAAGGGAAAGACTTAGAAACAGTTCGGCAGAAAGCTCTTCAGGTTGGGGCTGTGAATGCATATATGATTAACGCCAAGGAAGAGCTTGCAGAGGAATATTTGTTGCCTGCGTTGAAGGCGAATGCCTTATACGAAGGCAAATATCCTTTATCATCCGCACTATCAAGACCGCTTATTTCAAAGTTTCTCGTAGATGTGGCAGAGAAGGAAGGAGCGGTAGCAGTTGCCCACGGGTGTACCGGTAAGGGGAATGACCAGGTACGTTTTGAGCTTTCCATTCAAGCCTTAAATCCTGATTTAAACGTTGTCGCACCCGTTCGTGAGTGGGGGATGACACGAGATGAACAACTTGTCTATGCAGAAGAGAAAGGGATCCCGATTTCGGTGACCGCTGAAAATCCGTTCTCAATTGATGCGAATATATGGGGAAGAGCGTGTGAGGCTGGTGTCCTTGAGAATCCTTGGGTTGAACCACCAGAAGAGGCATTTGCATGGACAGCATCGTTACAGCATACACCAGATGAACCGGAATACGTAGAGATTGAATTTCTTGAAGGGCGTCCAGTCGCATTAAACGGCGTAGCCAAACCTTTGGTCGATCTAATCGAAGAATTAAATACGAAAGGTGGCAAGCATGGCGTCGGAAGAATCGATCATGTGGAGAATCGTCTTGTTGGTATTAAGTCACGGGAGGTATATGAGAACCCAGGCGCGCTCATCTTAATCGGAGCTCACAAGGAACTTGAATTCTTAACACACACTCGGGAAATGTCACAGTTCAAGACAATGGTGGACCAGCAGATGGCGAAGCTGATTTATGACGGACTGTGGTTCTCTCCGCTCAAGTCTTCTCTAATGGCATTTGTTGAAGATACTCAGAAAGTGGTAACTGGTACGATTAACGTGAAGCTTCACAAAGGTCATGCTACAGTTGTGGGCCGAAAGTCTCCTTATTCCTTGTACAACGAAGAACTAGCCACTTACTTGAAGGGGGATATGTTCGACCATAAGGCTGCAGAAGGATTTATTAAATTGTGGGGATTGCCAACGAAAGTACACGCTCAAGTTCATCAATCGAAGAACGCTGTTCATTCTTAG